From Myxocyprinus asiaticus isolate MX2 ecotype Aquarium Trade chromosome 10, UBuf_Myxa_2, whole genome shotgun sequence, the proteins below share one genomic window:
- the LOC127447275 gene encoding homeobox protein engrailed-1-B-like, with the protein MDQSEDDNVSLSPSLPSPPLFPAAHHMHRTTHFFIDNILRPDFGCKREQGPGVHTSRCFSFPSTPCSDSNCSANSVSSSSSSTVSSPASKRHSQVDDGVNVSHFGVVPAPPVALSSPGETPAPSKDTREHLWPAWVYCTRYSDRPSSGPRTRKLKKKNNDSEDKRPRTAFTAEQLQRLKAEFQASRYITEQRRQTLAHELNLNESQIKIWFQNKRAKIKKASGLKNGLALQLMAQGLYNHSTNTIQEEEDVNLQRERERERERERERERERERERERVSE; encoded by the exons ATGGATCAGAGCGAAGATGACAACGTTTCTTTATCTCCAAGCCTGCCCTCTCCACCTCTGTTCCCGGCTGCGCACCACATGCACAGAACCACTCATTTTTTCATCGATAACATCCTTAGACCGGACTTTGGCTGCAAAAGGGAGCAGGGTCCAGGCGTACACACTTCACGTTGTTTTTCTTTCCCCAGCACTCCTTGCTCGGATTCCAACTGCAGCGCCAACAGCGTTTCTTCTTCATCCTCCTCCACCGTCTCATCCCCAGCCAGCAAGAGACATTCCCAGGTAGACGATGGAGTTAATGTATCACATTTTGGGGTTGTCCCGGCACCACCCGTTGCTTTGAGTAGTCCAGGTGAAACCCCCGCGCCCAGTAAGGACACCCGAGAGCATTTGTGGCCCGCGTGGGTTTATTGCACAAGATATTCTGACCGGCCCTCATCTG GCCCAAGGACCCGGAAATTGAAAAAGAAGAATAACGACAGTGAGGATAAACGACCCAGAACGGCGTTCACAGCTGAGCAGCTCCAAAGACTGAAGGCTGAGTTTCAGGCCAGCCGGTATATCACGGAGCAGCGCCGGCAGACTCTAGCGCACGAACTCAACTTGAACGAGTCGCAGATTAAAATCTGGTTCCAGAATAAACGCGCGAAAATCAAGAAAGCCAGCGGATTAAAGAACGGCCTCGCGCTGCAGCTGATGGCTCAGGGACTGTACAACCATTCCACCAACACCATTCAAGAGGAAGAAGACGTCAacttgcagagagagagagagagagagagagagagagagagagagagagagagagagagagagagagagagagagagagtgagtgagtga